From one Amycolatopsis sp. FDAARGOS 1241 genomic stretch:
- a CDS encoding glycosyltransferase 87 family protein, producing MAPARPTTGRVSLVLTWDVVFYLGCFAFALISALVSEFYGYRIWGTFAAAGYGFAAAHSGWLLVSARLGRAPRGPLGSRWWGIAVIGLLAMIVPLVVLVIRRLTGVDWLVTPFSWAAQPEVWVIERSAGLLLQHGTPYIDVNALGRAPEVNDYTPYGPVMTVFGLPRALFGGTPLTNALTDARWMFALCASLCVIASLRMLKWPRIPVLSAQLAIACPLTALTWAVAGPDLAIVGLLVLACTLAAIGRAGWAGFVLALVISAKLIVAPAAAVLAVFVLCRRRAQAGQADAGHGEKPRDRRALAWFVTTLVTATVVLHLPVYLVAPDAFVEHVIRFPLGMGVVRSPAASPLPGHLIAETGSAGRVISLVLVAAAAVAMLVWLVRRPPATGSAALLRIVVGLGALVLLTPATRYGYLVYPLVLLGGVLAFRAAEQGLRPPRSRPGAATSS from the coding sequence CCGCATCTGGGGCACCTTCGCCGCGGCCGGCTACGGGTTCGCCGCCGCCCACAGCGGGTGGCTGCTCGTGTCGGCCCGGCTCGGGCGCGCCCCGCGCGGGCCGCTCGGCTCGCGGTGGTGGGGCATCGCGGTGATCGGGTTGTTGGCGATGATCGTCCCGCTCGTCGTGCTCGTGATTCGCCGGCTGACCGGCGTCGACTGGCTCGTCACCCCGTTTTCGTGGGCCGCGCAACCCGAGGTGTGGGTGATCGAGCGCAGTGCCGGTTTGCTGCTTCAGCACGGCACGCCCTACATCGACGTGAACGCTCTCGGGCGCGCACCGGAAGTGAACGATTACACGCCGTACGGACCCGTGATGACGGTGTTCGGCCTTCCGCGCGCGTTGTTCGGCGGAACGCCGTTAACCAATGCGCTCACCGACGCGCGGTGGATGTTCGCGCTTTGTGCGTCTCTCTGTGTGATCGCTTCGCTACGAATGCTGAAATGGCCGCGAATTCCGGTTCTTTCGGCACAATTGGCAATCGCGTGCCCACTCACCGCATTGACGTGGGCCGTCGCCGGACCCGATCTCGCCATTGTGGGACTGCTCGTGCTCGCTTGCACACTCGCTGCGATCGGCCGCGCGGGCTGGGCCGGTTTCGTATTGGCGCTGGTGATCAGCGCGAAGCTGATCGTCGCGCCGGCCGCGGCGGTGCTCGCGGTGTTCGTGCTCTGCCGCCGGCGCGCGCAAGCCGGGCAGGCCGACGCCGGGCACGGTGAAAAACCCCGTGACCGCAGGGCACTTGCGTGGTTCGTGACCACTTTGGTCACCGCGACCGTGGTGCTGCACCTGCCGGTGTACCTGGTCGCGCCGGACGCGTTCGTGGAGCACGTGATCCGGTTCCCGCTCGGGATGGGCGTGGTGCGCTCCCCCGCGGCTAGCCCGCTTCCGGGCCACCTGATCGCGGAAACCGGCTCAGCGGGCCGCGTGATCTCACTCGTCCTGGTGGCGGCCGCGGCGGTCGCGATGCTGGTGTGGCTGGTGCGCCGGCCCCCCGCGACGGGATCCGCCGCGCTCTTGCGGATCGTCGTCGGACTCGGCGCGTTGGTCCTGCTCACCCCGGCAACCCGCTACGGCTACCTGGTTTATCCCTTGGTGCTGCTCGGAGGAGTGCTGGCTTTCCGAGCGGCCGAACAGGGACTGCGCCCCCCGCGCAGTCGCCCTGGTGCTGCTACTTCTTCTTGA
- a CDS encoding helix-turn-helix domain-containing protein — MADLKKGARITGNTRDKLAADLKKKYEKGSSIRALAESTGRSYGFVHRVLSESGVQLRGRGGATRVKKK; from the coding sequence GTGGCTGATCTCAAGAAAGGCGCGCGGATCACCGGCAACACGCGCGACAAGCTGGCCGCTGACCTGAAGAAGAAATACGAGAAGGGCTCGAGCATCCGGGCCCTTGCTGAGTCCACCGGACGTTCCTACGGGTTCGTCCACCGGGTTCTCTCGGAGTCCGGGGTCCAGCTGCGGGGGCGCGGCGGGGCCACGCGGGTCAAGAAGAAGTAG
- a CDS encoding ABC-F family ATP-binding cassette domain-containing protein, translating to MITATGLELRAGSRILLNGATLRIQPGDRIGLVGRNGAGKTTSLKVLAGEGEPHAGDVRRSGELGYLPQDPREGDLSVTAKDRVLSARGLDTLLRDMEKAQAAMSELVDERQRDKAVNRYSRLEERFASLGGYAAESEAARICSNLGLPDRVLAQTLNTLSGGQRRRVELARILFAAAEAGAGGKSETILLLDEPTNHLDADSITWLRSFLKQHDGGLVVISHDVELLADVVNKVWFLDATRGELDAYNMGWQRYLDARATDEKRRRRERANAEKKASALQQQAAKLGAKATKAVAAKNMARRAEQMLSALDETRQADKVARIKFPDPAPCGRTPLTAEGLSKSYGSLEIFTGVDLAIDRGSKVVVLGLNGAGKTTLLRLLGGMETPDTGSVEPGHGLRLGYYAQEHETLDHDATVWENIRHLAPDTGAQELRNLLGSFLFTGEQLDQPAGTLSGGEKTRLALAGLVSSAANVLLLDEPTNNLDPASREQVLDALRSFAGAVVLVTHDPGAVEALEPERVILLPDGTEDHWSEDYLELVQLA from the coding sequence TTGATCACGGCCACCGGCCTCGAGCTGCGCGCCGGCTCGCGCATCCTGCTCAACGGCGCCACCCTCCGCATCCAGCCCGGCGACCGCATCGGTCTCGTCGGCCGCAACGGCGCGGGCAAGACCACGTCGCTGAAGGTCCTCGCGGGTGAGGGCGAACCGCACGCCGGCGACGTGCGCCGCAGCGGTGAGCTCGGTTACCTCCCACAGGACCCGCGCGAAGGCGACCTGTCCGTCACGGCCAAGGACCGCGTGCTGTCCGCGCGCGGCCTCGACACGCTGCTGCGCGACATGGAGAAGGCGCAGGCGGCGATGTCCGAGCTCGTCGACGAACGCCAGCGCGACAAGGCCGTGAACCGCTACAGCCGGCTCGAGGAGCGGTTCGCGTCGCTCGGCGGGTACGCCGCGGAAAGCGAAGCCGCGCGCATCTGCTCGAACCTCGGGCTGCCCGACCGCGTGCTCGCGCAGACCCTCAACACGCTCTCGGGCGGGCAGCGCCGTCGCGTGGAGCTGGCGCGCATCCTGTTCGCGGCCGCGGAAGCGGGCGCCGGCGGCAAGTCGGAGACGATCCTGCTGCTGGACGAGCCCACCAACCACCTCGACGCCGACTCGATCACCTGGCTGCGGAGTTTCCTCAAGCAGCACGACGGCGGGCTCGTGGTGATCAGCCACGATGTGGAGCTGCTCGCCGACGTCGTGAACAAGGTCTGGTTCCTCGACGCCACGCGCGGCGAGCTCGACGCCTACAACATGGGCTGGCAGCGCTACCTCGACGCGCGGGCCACCGACGAGAAGCGCCGCCGCCGCGAACGCGCGAACGCCGAGAAGAAGGCGTCCGCGCTGCAGCAGCAGGCCGCGAAACTCGGCGCGAAGGCGACGAAGGCCGTCGCGGCGAAGAACATGGCCCGCCGGGCTGAGCAGATGCTCTCGGCGCTCGACGAGACGCGCCAGGCCGACAAGGTCGCGCGCATCAAGTTCCCCGACCCCGCGCCGTGCGGGCGCACCCCGCTCACCGCGGAGGGGCTGTCGAAGTCCTACGGCTCGCTCGAGATCTTCACCGGCGTCGACCTCGCCATCGACCGCGGCTCGAAGGTCGTGGTGCTCGGCCTGAACGGTGCCGGAAAGACGACCTTGCTCCGGTTGCTCGGCGGAATGGAAACTCCGGATACCGGCTCCGTTGAACCAGGTCACGGGTTGCGCCTGGGTTATTACGCACAGGAACACGAAACTCTCGACCACGACGCGACGGTGTGGGAAAACATCCGGCACCTCGCCCCGGACACGGGTGCCCAGGAGCTGCGCAACCTCCTCGGCTCGTTCCTGTTCACCGGTGAGCAGCTCGACCAGCCGGCCGGCACGCTCTCCGGCGGTGAAAAAACCCGGCTGGCGCTGGCCGGGCTGGTCTCCAGCGCGGCGAACGTGCTGCTCCTGGACGAGCCCACGAACAACTTGGACCCAGCCAGCCGTGAACAGGTCCTGGACGCGTTGCGCAGCTTCGCCGGGGCCGTCGTGCTCGTCACGCACGACCCGGGCGCGGTCGAGGCGCTGGAGCCCGAGCGCGTGATCCTGCTGCCCGACGGCACCGAGGATCATTGGTCCGAAGATTATCTGGAACTTGTCCAGCTGGCGTGA
- a CDS encoding S8 family serine peptidase, with the protein MVAAGAAALIAALGAVAPPAGAATAGTPDSFSANAAKQIAALQAVKTGQTKAESKLDSRLLVAQQLRSRRLSAAVVPGLSSAAASTAVVDIRAIKVSDALVSDLRKAGAAVRTVSDKAASIRAEVPLAALPAIAARADVKRVETADRAITAHELENEAAQGKTAPAESKEQKAARIEGALNQALAAKNQRAAAATITSEGDRAHNADIARQQFGVTGTGVKACALSDGIDSLKVSQAKGELPAVDVVPGQEGDGDEGTAMLEIIHDLAPNAALGFAGAFNSDASFADNIRKLRFDEHCDVIVDDVIYFKESPFQDWIIAQAVNDVTADGALYFSSAGNEGNIADGTAAHWEGDFADSGKAVGKFAGSAHNFAGAAGNQIFEPISDASSGNIPVTLHWSDPLGAASDDYDLYLLDAAGNVVSFSQDVQDGTQDPYEQLATPLFGGTGLRLAVVKFTGEGRYLSLTAFGSRFRDSADGLKAYSTPGVVVGHSSARDAFAVAAAPAAAAFGRLLEPGDPANPTGPFPGAFSSASKAERFSSDGPRRMFYEADGTPITPGNFSSTGGEVRNKPEITAADGVRTSVGGFDPFFGTSAAAPHAAAIASLVLSGNPGLSASDVRDAFLHTAVDIEAPGSDNLTGAGVLLADKVLEYTGASPQPYVQAKQPTVTGPDGGSTLDPGDTAKVTLPVTNTGDGIAVSTSVVLTTSTPGVTIAPRAKSYGTISPGQTGVNDFTVTVPATQGLGVPVVLSAKVTFAGSFSPVTSTFALPVGTPSPVVQTFSYSGPPVAIPDNSQLGASVPLVVSGVGAASKVSLSIDGSSCTADAGSTTVGLDHTYVADLVGTLTSPSGATATLFERAGSGGNNLCQVVFDDGAPALLSTVGSQFAPFSGTYEPIDPQTPLAGTSADGTWTFKAVDVANGDSGSIRSVSLHVNGYASAGTAGTAALVYKTVHAGPAIA; encoded by the coding sequence ATCGTCGCGGCCGGGGCCGCGGCGCTGATCGCCGCGCTGGGAGCCGTCGCCCCGCCCGCGGGCGCCGCGACCGCGGGTACCCCGGATTCCTTTTCCGCCAACGCGGCGAAGCAGATCGCTGCGTTGCAGGCGGTCAAAACCGGGCAGACGAAAGCCGAGTCCAAACTGGACAGCCGGCTGCTGGTCGCGCAGCAGCTGCGCTCCCGGCGGCTCAGCGCCGCGGTCGTGCCCGGCCTGAGCTCCGCCGCGGCGAGCACCGCCGTCGTCGACATCCGCGCCATCAAGGTGTCCGACGCGCTCGTGAGCGACCTGCGCAAGGCCGGTGCCGCCGTGCGCACCGTGTCGGACAAGGCCGCGAGCATCCGGGCCGAGGTCCCCCTCGCGGCGTTGCCCGCGATCGCCGCGCGCGCGGACGTGAAGCGGGTCGAGACCGCCGACCGGGCGATCACCGCGCACGAGCTGGAAAACGAGGCAGCACAAGGGAAAACCGCGCCGGCCGAGTCGAAGGAGCAGAAGGCCGCCCGCATCGAGGGAGCACTGAACCAGGCGCTGGCGGCGAAGAACCAGCGCGCCGCCGCGGCCACGATCACCAGCGAAGGGGACCGGGCGCACAACGCCGACATCGCGCGTCAGCAGTTCGGCGTGACCGGCACCGGGGTGAAGGCGTGCGCGTTGTCCGACGGTATCGACTCGCTCAAGGTCTCGCAGGCCAAGGGTGAGCTGCCGGCCGTCGACGTCGTGCCCGGGCAGGAGGGCGACGGTGACGAGGGCACCGCCATGCTCGAGATCATCCACGACCTCGCCCCCAACGCGGCCCTGGGCTTCGCCGGCGCGTTCAACTCCGACGCGAGCTTCGCGGACAACATCCGAAAGCTGCGCTTCGACGAACACTGCGACGTGATCGTCGACGACGTCATCTACTTCAAGGAATCCCCGTTCCAGGACTGGATCATCGCCCAGGCCGTGAACGACGTGACCGCCGACGGCGCGCTCTACTTCTCCTCCGCGGGCAACGAGGGCAACATCGCCGACGGCACCGCCGCCCACTGGGAGGGCGACTTCGCCGACTCCGGCAAGGCGGTCGGCAAGTTCGCGGGCAGCGCGCACAACTTCGCGGGCGCGGCCGGCAACCAGATCTTCGAGCCGATCTCCGACGCGTCGTCGGGGAACATCCCCGTGACGCTTCACTGGTCCGACCCACTCGGCGCGGCCTCCGACGACTACGACCTCTACCTGCTCGACGCGGCGGGCAACGTCGTCTCGTTCAGCCAGGACGTGCAGGACGGCACCCAGGACCCGTACGAGCAGCTGGCCACCCCGCTGTTCGGCGGCACCGGCCTGCGGCTCGCGGTCGTCAAGTTCACCGGCGAGGGCCGCTACCTGTCGCTGACGGCGTTCGGCAGCCGCTTCCGCGACTCCGCCGACGGGCTCAAGGCCTACAGCACCCCGGGCGTCGTGGTCGGCCACTCGTCGGCGCGGGACGCGTTCGCCGTCGCCGCCGCACCCGCGGCCGCCGCGTTCGGCCGGCTGCTCGAACCGGGTGACCCGGCGAACCCGACCGGTCCGTTCCCCGGTGCGTTCTCCTCGGCCAGCAAGGCCGAACGGTTCAGCTCCGACGGCCCGCGCCGGATGTTCTACGAAGCCGACGGCACGCCCATCACCCCGGGGAACTTCTCCTCGACCGGTGGCGAAGTGCGGAACAAGCCGGAAATCACGGCAGCCGACGGTGTGCGCACCTCGGTGGGCGGCTTCGACCCGTTCTTCGGCACCTCGGCCGCCGCGCCGCACGCGGCCGCCATCGCGAGCCTCGTGCTCTCGGGCAACCCCGGTCTGTCCGCTTCGGACGTTCGCGACGCGTTCCTCCACACCGCCGTGGACATCGAAGCTCCGGGCAGCGACAACCTCACCGGCGCGGGTGTGCTCCTCGCCGACAAGGTGCTCGAGTACACCGGCGCCAGCCCGCAGCCGTACGTGCAGGCGAAGCAGCCCACCGTCACCGGGCCCGACGGCGGCAGCACGCTCGACCCGGGCGACACCGCGAAGGTGACGCTGCCGGTGACCAACACCGGCGACGGGATCGCTGTGTCCACGAGCGTCGTGCTCACCACGTCGACCCCGGGCGTCACGATCGCGCCCCGAGCCAAGTCCTACGGCACGATCAGCCCCGGCCAGACGGGTGTGAACGACTTCACCGTCACGGTCCCGGCGACCCAGGGCCTCGGCGTGCCGGTGGTGCTCTCGGCCAAAGTGACGTTCGCCGGCTCGTTCTCGCCGGTCACCAGCACGTTCGCGCTGCCGGTGGGCACGCCGTCGCCGGTCGTGCAGACCTTCTCCTACAGCGGCCCGCCGGTGGCGATCCCGGACAACTCGCAGCTCGGCGCTTCGGTGCCGCTGGTGGTGAGCGGCGTCGGGGCCGCGTCGAAGGTCTCGCTGTCGATCGACGGGTCGAGCTGCACGGCGGATGCGGGGTCGACCACGGTGGGCCTGGACCACACCTACGTCGCGGACCTGGTGGGCACGCTGACCTCGCCTTCGGGCGCCACGGCCACGTTGTTCGAGCGGGCCGGCAGCGGCGGCAACAACCTGTGCCAGGTCGTGTTCGACGACGGCGCCCCGGCGCTGCTGAGCACGGTCGGGTCGCAGTTCGCGCCGTTCTCCGGCACGTATGAGCCGATCGACCCGCAGACACCGCTCGCTGGCACCTCGGCGGACGGCACGTGGACGTTCAAGGCGGTCGACGTCGCGAACGGTGACAGCGGTTCGATCCGCAGCGTCTCGCTCCACGTGAACGGTTACGCATCGGCGGGCACGGCAGGCACGGCCGCCCTCGTCTACAAGACGGTGCACGCCGGTCCGGCGATCGCCTGA